The Gottschalkia purinilytica genome segment ATCCTCTCTAGAATAATAATTCAGAGAGGATTATTTATTAGTTGAATTTTTTATGTACATATAACTTATTTTTACTATAAAGATAGTAAAAGAGATTATTTAAATAATGATATTTCAAATCGTAAATGGATATATATGTAAAACTTAGGAAATAGTTGATAATGTGAATGATATAGTGATAAGTATAGAAAGCAGAAGTTAGTTAACGAATTTTTTACATTTATTTTGAATTAAAATGTTGAAATTATAATCATGTATAACTATAATCTATATATAGACTGTTATTATTACTTTAACAATTTTGGTGTGTTATAAAGAACAATATTAACTTAAATTTCATCTTAAGAGATTTCTTTAAAAAAGCTTGTTATAACTAAAGATAAAGAACTAAATAAATTTTATTTTAATGTAACAACGATTATCTTATAAAAACATATTTTCTGTAAGCAATTTAGTTAATATTTTAACTAAAACTTAAAATGATGTTGTTTTTTCATTGCGGTTCGTATAAATTCGAGGATAAAAAGTATTAAGGTAAATATAGTTTAGAGGATGGATGAAGTGATTCTTGTGATCTTAAAGAAAACGTTTTCCAACGGGAAGGAGGGAAATCATGAAAAAAGTTAGAATTACATTGAATAGAGATGAGGGGTTACATGCTAGAGCGGCTAGTTTGTTTGTAAAGAAAGCATCAAGATATTTATCCGATATAAAAATAGTAAAGGAAAATAACGAGTATGAAGCAAAAAGTATATTAGGAATTATGAGCTTAGGTGCTATTCAAGGTGATCAAATAACTCTTGTAGCTAGTGGTGAAGATGAAGAAGATGCTATATATGAACTTTCAAGTTTTTTACAAAAAAATGTATAATAGAAGACAATTCAAGTAAAATTAGATGAATACTTTTTTTATAAAGTAGAAGAATATATACATAGGATAAAAAAGATTGAAAGGATAATGTATATGGAAGATTTATCTGCTATGAAAAATATGTTGAGGGATTTAAGTGAAATAGATAAAAATAACGAAAATAACTTTGACCACATAAATAGCATAGTATTGCTTTTAAACTCTAGTGAAAATGGTAGGGTAAAAGACAAAGGATTATCTGAAAAACTTTCTATGTTAAAAGAAAAAATACAAGAAACTTCAAAAATATCAAATGAAATTTCTTGTATTTTAAGTGATAATATGAAAAATTAGTATAAAAAGACTGTACTAGTAAATGGTACAGTTTTTTTGTTTTATATATTAGTATTATTAATTGGATAAATTCAAATAATATAAGTAAAACTATGAAAGGACTGAAGGTATTGATTTTAAGACTATTTATAATAGCTATTGTGCCTGCTATTTCTATAGCTTTAGCAACATATTTAAGTGATAAATATGAGAAAGAACCTATATCAGTTCTTTTTAATACTTTTATTTTTGGAGCACTTTCAGTTATACCAACTTTATTTGTAGAAAGATCACTTTCATTGCTCAATATATTTCCAGGATTATTGGGAGTATTATATGTATCATTTATTGTAGCAGGACTAACTGAAGAATACTTTAAAAGGCTTGTAATAATGAAATATATCTATAAAAATAGAAACTTTAATGAAAGATTAGATGGAATAATATATTGTGTTTTTTCAGCTCTTGGATTTGCAACTATAGAAAATATTGTATACGTAGTATTTAGATTTAGTTACAATCCTTATGTAGGGCTATATAGAGGAATATTATCTGTTCCAGCACATACAATATTTGCAGTTACTATGGGTTACTATATTTCTTTATCAAAATTTTGTAATGATGATAGATTAAAGGAAAAATATTTAAGAAAGTCACTTTATATGCCAGCTATTCTTCATGGAATATTTGACTTTATTCTTATGTCAAAAATACCTATATATGGACTCTTATTTATTCCTTATTTAATATATTTATGGAAAACAAATCAGAATAAATTGGATAAATACATGAAAGAATCACAAATTTTACATGAAGATACAATAATACCAGAATCTATTAATGATTATATTGACGATAAAGATACTAAGATATAAATAAGTTAAACCAGAGATATATTAAGTACTTTCTCTGGTTTAATTTTAATTAAAAGGATCAAAACTAATTAATATAAAACTGAATAGATATTTTAAATATCTTGTATTTATTATATAATCAAATTATAAGCAATAAACATATATAAGAATATGAGTAAAATGTAAATTTTACATAGGGGTGTATAATTTGGACTTTTTAAAAGAACTTTTTATAAACATAAGATTAAGAGATATTATAGATATTATTATAGTTGCTTTAGTCTTTTATAAGTTATTTATGCTTATAAGAGAAACTAGAGCAGAACAGCTACTAAAAGGCATTTTAGTGTTATTAGTAGCTACTAAAATAAGTGATATATTACAATTATATACTGTTTATTGGATACTTGAAAAAACAATGACTGTAGGAGTTATAGCTCTTCTAATAGTATTTCAACCTGAATTAAGAAGAGCATTAGAATATATAGGTAGAACTAGATTCTTTACTAAGTCTATTGCAGAAATTAAAGATGAGGATATAAATTCTATATCAGATGAAATTGTAGAAGCTACTGCTTCATTAGCAAGACAAAAAATAGGAGCATTAATGATAATAGAAAAAGATACAGGATTGAGTGAAGTAGCAGAAACAGGGACGAGAATAAATGGTAAAGTGTCAAGTGGACTACTCATAAACATATTTATACCAAATACTCCACTACATGATGGCGCTGTACTTATAAAAGAAGATAATATAAAAGCAGCAGGATGTTTTCTACCACTTACTGAAAATATGTATCTAAGTAAAGAATTAGGAACAAGACATAGAGCCGCTTTAGGAATAACTGAGAGATCTGACTGTATAGCAATAATTGTATCAGAAGAAACAGGAGTTATATCTGTAGCGGAAAATGGAAATCTAACTAGGTATATAGACATGAATACACTTAAGGATATATTAGTTAACATATATAAACCTAATTCCCAGAAACAAGGATTATTGTTTAAATGGAGGAATAAAAATGAGCAAAGCTAAAGATAGTAATTTAACTATAAAAGTGCTATCAATATTTATTGCCATTGTACTTTGGTCTTATGTTATTAGTGAAGTAAATCCTAGAGTTACTAAAGAGTTAAATAATATAAAAGTTGATATAATAAACGAACACACATTAAAAAATTCAGGGCTAGTTCTAATAGAGCCTAGAGATGTGAGGGTTAGTGTTAAAGTTAAAGGAAGAAGAAATGATATAAATAACTTAGATCCTAACGATATAATAGCAAAAGCAGACTTACTAGGATATTCAGAAGGAGTAAGCAAAGTTTATATAGATGTTAAAGTTCCTTTGAAATTAGATATAGAGGACGTAAGACCTAGACAAGTTTCATTTAAAATTGATAGTATAGTATCTAAAGAAAAAAGAGTGAGCATTAAAACCACAGGAACTTCATCAGAAGGATATAGTATAGAAGATGGTCAATTGAGTCCTGAAACAGTAACTGTTAAAGGTGCAAGAAGTTATGTTAATTCAGTTTCAAAAGTTATTGCAAATGTTAATATAAATGATATAAGGTCTAGTAAGAACTTAAGAGTACCTTTAATAGCAGTTGATTCGAAGGGAAAACAAGTAAAAAAAGTAGATATAGAACCTAGATTTACAGAGGTATCTTTACCTGTACTTAGGACTAAAAAAGTACCTGTAGTTCCTAAGACAAGGGGGACTTTGCCTAATGGATATACTATATCTAAGATGCAGGTAGTTCCATCTGTTATAGGAATAAAAGGGCTTAACGAGGATATTAAAAATGTAAATGCTTTACAAATTGAGCCAATAGATATAACTAATCTAAGTGCTAATAAAGAATTTTCTTCAAGAGTAATTTTACCTAACGGAGTAAACACTGTAGGAGGAAATAAAGTAGCTGTAAAAATTGAATTAGAAAGAACTATAACTAGAGATATAGATTATGATATGAGCCAGATTAGCTTTCTAAATTTAGCAGAAGGATTAAACATTGTCAAAGATAATTTACCACCTAAAGTTATAGTTAGTATAAGAGGAAAAGAAAAATTGGTAAATAAAATTTCTACATCAGATTTGAAGTTGAGTGTAGATCTAAATGGGCTTTCAGAAGGAGATCATATAATTAAAATAACTCCATCTCAAATTGAAGGATTAGAAATACTTCAAATAAATCCTAATAGTTTACCTATAACTTTAAGAAAAAATGAATAATATTTTTTATGAAAAAGCTAGCCTATGTAGGCTAGCTTTTCTGCTTAAATGAATTTTCCCTATTCATAAGTTTCATTTTACTATATTTTTTCTTTAATTTTACTTATGTAAATAAATGATTATTGAAATTTTTATATATTTTAGCTTCACTTTAAAAAAATATTTATATTTAAAGTGATAAATAGGATTTATTAAGAGTTTTAAAAATTAAAGGAATATAGATGAAAGTAGTACAAAAGAAACCTATTAACTCATAAAATATATTAACAAGTAACCATACTTTTATAAAGCTATAAACATTTAATTATGGGAATTGAAATATATATTAGATAACTATATAATCAGTGTGTAAAAACTTGATTTTCTAATAAAAAATATTTAAAAGAGAGGTTTTAAAGGTGGAAACTACAGGTGATCATAATAAGATCAAAGAGTTACTAATTGAAGTATTTAAAAAAATACCTTTCGTTATAATTGGAAATTTACTATGCTCTATCGCTATTAATGGATTCTTTATACCCAATAAAATGTTAAGTGGTGGAGTAAGTGGTATATCAATTCTATTTTATTATATGTTTACAATGCCTACCTCACTTACAGCCCTTATTCTTAATGTTCCTCTTCTTATTCTTGGAATGAAAAAATTAGATAAAAAAGTATTATTATATACATCTATATCTATAATAACTAATTCATTATTGTTACACTTAACTAAAAATATAGGAAGTCTTATAGGACTTAATGATGTATTACTTGGGTGTATATTTGGAGGAGTCTTCAATGGAGTAGGTATGGTTATATTATATAGAAATAAAGTACTACAAAGTGGAGTAGACGTAGTATGTGCTATAATTAAAAGATACTATAATATAAACATTGGAGTAGGGCTTATGGGATTCAATACTACTATAATAACTATTTCATCTATTTTATTTGGATTAAAGCCTGCCATGTACACTATAATTTCAATGTTTATATCCTATCAAATAGTAGATAAAATACAAGCTAAATTTAATATCAAGAAAAATGTATTTATAGTATCAGATAAGTCAAGAGAGCTTGCAGATGAAATAATGATAAAGATGAATAGAGGTGTAACTCTTTTAGAAGGACAAGGAGGATATACTAAATCAACGAAAAGAATGATTTATTGTATAGTTTCACCTACAGAAATAGTTAAATTAAAAACTATAGTAAGTAGAGTAGATCCTAAGGCTTTTATGACTATAAATACAGTACAAGAAGTGAATGGAAATGGTTTTAAAACTGTTGGAATATAATGTAAAATTCGTTGTAAAAATATACTTTACTATGATATTATATGAGAGATATTGTTTTTTACAAACTTTAAGAGGAGGCGTTAATTAGTGGGAAGACTATTCGGAACAGATGGAGTAAGAGGAATTGCGAATAAAGAACTAACTTGCGAGTTAGCTTATAAAATAGGAAAAGCGGGAGCTTATGTATTAACAAGAGATAAAAAGGAAGCAAAAATAATAGTAGGAAAAGACACTAGAATATCAGGAGATATGTTAGAAGCTGCATTAGTTGCTGGAATATGTTCTGTAGGAGCAAATGTTGTATCAATAGGAGTTGTACCAACACCAGCAGTATCATATTTAACAAGAAAATATAATGCTGATGCAGGAATTGTTATTTCTGCTTCACATAATCCAGTTGAATATAATGGAATAAAATTTTTTAATAAAGACGGATACAAATTAGCTGATGAAATTGAGGAAGAAATAGAGAAATATATACTAGATGATGGAGTAGAAAATATACCATCACCAACAGGAGACGATATAGGAATTAGAGAATTAAAAGATGACGCAGCAGAGGATTATATAGAATACTTAAATAGTATAGTAGATATTAATTTTAAAGGTCTCAAAGTGGCTATGGATTGTGCAGAAGGAGCATCATATTACTGTGCCCCAGAAATATTTAAAAGACTTGGAGCAGAAGTATATGTGATTCATAATAATCCTAATGGAAAAAATATAAATAAAAATTGTGGCTCAACTCATCTTGAAGAACTTAAAAAATTTACAGTAGATAATAAGTGTGATATTGGTCTTGGATTTGATGGAGATGCAGATAGATGTCTTGCAGTAGATGAAAATGGAGAAGAAATAAACGGAGATTTTATAATGACAATACTTGCAAAGCATCTAAAAGAAAAAGGCAAATTAGATAAAGACACATTAGTTGTAACTGTAATGAGTAATATGGGACTTGATATTGCATGTAATAACGAAAAAATATCAACTATAAAAACAAAAGTTGGCGATAGATACGTTCTTGAAAGTATGTTAGAAGGCGGATATAAACTAGGTGGAGAACAATCAGGTCATATAATACTACTTGATTATAATACAACAGGTGATGGTCTTATAACAGCTTTATCACTTGTATCTACTTTAAAAGATGAAGGTAAAAAATTATCAGAGTTGAAAAATATAATGAAAGAATTACCTCAAGTATTAGTAAACGCTAAAGTTACAAACGACAAAAAGGATATATATCAAGAAGATAACGAAATAATATCTGAGATAAATAAAGCAGAGGAAATACTGAATGGAAAAGGAAGAGTATTAATAAGAGCTTCAGGAACAGAACCACTTATTCGCGTTATGCTAGAGGGAGAGAACATAGAACAAATAACAGAGATTGCTAACAATATAGCAAAACTGATAGAAGAAAAGTGTAGATAATATTTTTAAAAGAGCATTTAATAGAAGTTTATTATAAAGCAAAAGTTGAATACTAATTAATTAGTATTCAACTTTTTATTTGTAAACCAATTAGCGAAATTAGAGATTATATCACTACTAAAGCCTTTTACCTTATAGTTATCATGAACAAATTCTCCTTGAATGTTAATATTTAGAGTATATATATCGTTTATTTTTTGAATAGGATTCTGTCTACTTTCTATAGACTGAATTTTTGACTTTGGAATTATTATAGTACATAAAGAAAATTTTCTTAAACTGATTATAAGAATATTATCATAATAAGATATACCTGCATTTTTATATCTATAAAAGCCTAATATTAGCATAAATATTGGTAGTATCATAAAAATATACCCATAATATTTTTTATAGAAGAACATAGCTATAAAAAAGAAAGTAGGTAAGGTTATGCTCTCTAATACATAATAATATAACGACCTATTAGATACTTTTTTAAAATTGTAATTCAAACTAACTTCTGGTAATAAATCAGAAATTAATGAATTAATCTCATTAGCTTTTATAAATGGACATAGTATACTTTCTTCACCATCTTCATTTCCATAGCCTATGCTTTCAATAGATATTTCAGCAAATCCAAATAGCTTTTTAAATATACTTTCTGTTATTTTTATGCTTGATATTCTATTTACAGGAATTGATATTTCCTTTTTATTAGATAATCCATAACTGATTTTTATATTATTATTTTTTCTAGATAAACTAAAATTATGATATTTTACTATAGTATTAATGATAGAAAAAATAACCGACATTATAAAGAAAATGAGAAATAAATCACGCATGTCATCTAAGTTATTTCTATTGAATATCTTATTTAAAACTAAACCAGTATCGCTAATTAATTTACTTATGGACTTTTTAGGCATATAATCATCAAAAAAAGAATAAAAAGTTAACCCAAAAGGTAAAACTACCAACCATTTAAAACTTGTTAAAGATTTTATAATCATGTAGCTAGGCTTAAAAGTATATATACTTTTTATATTTTTATCACAAATACTTTCTGACTCAACTACATTCATATCAGAATCTATATCTTTATTATCTTTAGTAGTAATATTTTTAGTAGAAGTAATTTTATTATCATTATTTTTTAGTATGATTTCTCTAATATTATTTGCAGTATTATAATCTAAAATCATTTGAACCTCGCATTCATCTGAAGAACCAGGAGTTTCTATTTGAATACTACAAATATTATACAGTCTTTGAAAATAAGAAGAAGATATATCTATAGTTTGAATTTTTGCAAAAGGTATTCTTCTTTCATTAATATTCAATATGCCACTCTTAGTATATATATAATTATCTGAAATAGCATAGATGTTTCTATGCCATTGTAAGATTGAATATGTTAATGTAATTAAAAATGTACCTAATATAAAATAAAAAGATATAATATATTCTTTTAAATAAGAATTTTTAGTTATAGCAATACATATGGCAAACAAACAAAAAGCACTTTCTAAGGAACTTATTAACTTTGAAAATAAAAAGTATATATGTTGTTTCTTATATTCCAAATTCTTCACGGCTCCTTTCTACTTCTTTTATTAGAGTAGATTGAAAGTCGATACATTCACTATCAGGAAGATATGGAATTTCATTTTTACCACCTGCTGTATGTATAGACATAGTTCTAACTTTATAAAACTTTAGTATAGGTCCTTGGTGTATATCAACATATTGTATTCTGTTTATAGGTATAGTTACTTTATTTTTATATATAATCCCATATTCTAATATTACTACATTGTCATTTAAGTAAAAGTTCCAATTCCTATACCACATTTTAGATAATAAAGTTAGTCTAATAATGTAGTAGACTAATAGAATAAATAAAAATACAATTAATAAAGTTTTTATAGTATCAAAGACACCTTTTGATGGAAATAAAACTATAACTAAAGATAGTACAACTAATGCTATATTAAATCCTATGATCGATGTTACTTTCCAAACATTCACTGATAAAGGAGAAATCTTATTTTTCTTTTCTTCGTACATACTAACCCCCACTATTATTCTAGAAACATGTTATTATTTTTAAATATTGTAGTATCTAGTGAATATATTGTCAATTATGTATTATTCACAACATTAAATTGTATAAAAATATAATGTAAAATCAAAATATGTTGTAAGTTGAATAAAGTCATTTAAAAAATTGATAAATATATTAAATGATTACAAGACTTCATATACGAATTCTGTAAATAAGTAAGTAAACGAGCGTATTCATACATAAAAATGAAATAAATTAGACACCATTTTTTAACTATTTTTTATAACATATGTATTATAATTTTACTTGGTCAGAAAATATTGTCGTTTTTTAAAAGAAGAAGACATTTTACAGTAAAAAAATAAAATAAGGGATGTATCATAGAATGAGGAAAAAGAAATCAAAGAAAAAAATAAAAATAAATCCTAAAAGATTTATAACATCAATGATAGTATTGGCTTTAATGTTATCATATGGAATATCGTCAGTAATGAGCCATTCCACAGGAAATAAAAATGATAAAGTAGAAACCCCTACAGAGTCCAATTCTAAAGATAATAATCTCGTGAGCGAAGATTTAGAGGAAGAACCACAATTAAAATGGGAAGTGTCTGATAATGAAACAGATTCTTTCAAAGAAGAGGATACAGAATTACATGAACAAGATGATAAAAATAGTGAAGTATCAGAAAATGATGATAATAAGAATGGTCAAAATATTCAAGATATTAACATACCTAATAAAGAATTTTTCAAAAATGATGTTTTCATGGGAGATTCTATAACAGAGAGTATATCGTTTTATGAGGTACTTAATGATAAAAATGTTTTAGGTATAAAAGGATTAACAGCTGTGAAAGCAAAATCACACATTGATAGCTTAATAAGTAAGAAACCTAGAAACATATATATGCTTTTTGGAATGAATGATATAGAGTCAGGTATCAGTACAGAACAATTTAAAAAGGGCTATAGAGAACTAGTAACTTTAATAAAAGAGAGATTGCCAAATAGTAATATATATTTACAATCCATGCTTCCAGTAGATAATAAGGTGCTAAAAAAGAATTCTAATTACTCTAGAAATAGAATGGATCAATTTAATAATGTTATTAAAGAATTAGCACAAGAAGAAAATTTAAATTATATAAATTTGTTACCTGTAATAGAAAACAATATAAATGACTTTTATG includes the following:
- a CDS encoding HPr family phosphocarrier protein; the protein is MKKVRITLNRDEGLHARAASLFVKKASRYLSDIKIVKENNEYEAKSILGIMSLGAIQGDQITLVASGEDEEDAIYELSSFLQKNV
- a CDS encoding PrsW family intramembrane metalloprotease, which translates into the protein MILRLFIIAIVPAISIALATYLSDKYEKEPISVLFNTFIFGALSVIPTLFVERSLSLLNIFPGLLGVLYVSFIVAGLTEEYFKRLVIMKYIYKNRNFNERLDGIIYCVFSALGFATIENIVYVVFRFSYNPYVGLYRGILSVPAHTIFAVTMGYYISLSKFCNDDRLKEKYLRKSLYMPAILHGIFDFILMSKIPIYGLLFIPYLIYLWKTNQNKLDKYMKESQILHEDTIIPESINDYIDDKDTKI
- the cdaA gene encoding diadenylate cyclase CdaA — protein: MDFLKELFINIRLRDIIDIIIVALVFYKLFMLIRETRAEQLLKGILVLLVATKISDILQLYTVYWILEKTMTVGVIALLIVFQPELRRALEYIGRTRFFTKSIAEIKDEDINSISDEIVEATASLARQKIGALMIIEKDTGLSEVAETGTRINGKVSSGLLINIFIPNTPLHDGAVLIKEDNIKAAGCFLPLTENMYLSKELGTRHRAALGITERSDCIAIIVSEETGVISVAENGNLTRYIDMNTLKDILVNIYKPNSQKQGLLFKWRNKNEQS
- a CDS encoding CdaR family protein produces the protein MSKAKDSNLTIKVLSIFIAIVLWSYVISEVNPRVTKELNNIKVDIINEHTLKNSGLVLIEPRDVRVSVKVKGRRNDINNLDPNDIIAKADLLGYSEGVSKVYIDVKVPLKLDIEDVRPRQVSFKIDSIVSKEKRVSIKTTGTSSEGYSIEDGQLSPETVTVKGARSYVNSVSKVIANVNINDIRSSKNLRVPLIAVDSKGKQVKKVDIEPRFTEVSLPVLRTKKVPVVPKTRGTLPNGYTISKMQVVPSVIGIKGLNEDIKNVNALQIEPIDITNLSANKEFSSRVILPNGVNTVGGNKVAVKIELERTITRDIDYDMSQISFLNLAEGLNIVKDNLPPKVIVSIRGKEKLVNKISTSDLKLSVDLNGLSEGDHIIKITPSQIEGLEILQINPNSLPITLRKNE
- a CDS encoding YitT family protein; the protein is METTGDHNKIKELLIEVFKKIPFVIIGNLLCSIAINGFFIPNKMLSGGVSGISILFYYMFTMPTSLTALILNVPLLILGMKKLDKKVLLYTSISIITNSLLLHLTKNIGSLIGLNDVLLGCIFGGVFNGVGMVILYRNKVLQSGVDVVCAIIKRYYNINIGVGLMGFNTTIITISSILFGLKPAMYTIISMFISYQIVDKIQAKFNIKKNVFIVSDKSRELADEIMIKMNRGVTLLEGQGGYTKSTKRMIYCIVSPTEIVKLKTIVSRVDPKAFMTINTVQEVNGNGFKTVGI
- the glmM gene encoding phosphoglucosamine mutase, producing MGRLFGTDGVRGIANKELTCELAYKIGKAGAYVLTRDKKEAKIIVGKDTRISGDMLEAALVAGICSVGANVVSIGVVPTPAVSYLTRKYNADAGIVISASHNPVEYNGIKFFNKDGYKLADEIEEEIEKYILDDGVENIPSPTGDDIGIRELKDDAAEDYIEYLNSIVDINFKGLKVAMDCAEGASYYCAPEIFKRLGAEVYVIHNNPNGKNINKNCGSTHLEELKKFTVDNKCDIGLGFDGDADRCLAVDENGEEINGDFIMTILAKHLKEKGKLDKDTLVVTVMSNMGLDIACNNEKISTIKTKVGDRYVLESMLEGGYKLGGEQSGHIILLDYNTTGDGLITALSLVSTLKDEGKKLSELKNIMKELPQVLVNAKVTNDKKDIYQEDNEIISEINKAEEILNGKGRVLIRASGTEPLIRVMLEGENIEQITEIANNIAKLIEEKCR
- a CDS encoding PH domain-containing protein; the encoded protein is MEYKKQHIYFLFSKLISSLESAFCLFAICIAITKNSYLKEYIISFYFILGTFLITLTYSILQWHRNIYAISDNYIYTKSGILNINERRIPFAKIQTIDISSSYFQRLYNICSIQIETPGSSDECEVQMILDYNTANNIREIILKNNDNKITSTKNITTKDNKDIDSDMNVVESESICDKNIKSIYTFKPSYMIIKSLTSFKWLVVLPFGLTFYSFFDDYMPKKSISKLISDTGLVLNKIFNRNNLDDMRDLFLIFFIMSVIFSIINTIVKYHNFSLSRKNNNIKISYGLSNKKEISIPVNRISSIKITESIFKKLFGFAEISIESIGYGNEDGEESILCPFIKANEINSLISDLLPEVSLNYNFKKVSNRSLYYYVLESITLPTFFFIAMFFYKKYYGYIFMILPIFMLILGFYRYKNAGISYYDNILIISLRKFSLCTIIIPKSKIQSIESRQNPIQKINDIYTLNINIQGEFVHDNYKVKGFSSDIISNFANWFTNKKLNTN
- a CDS encoding PH domain-containing protein — protein: MYEEKKNKISPLSVNVWKVTSIIGFNIALVVLSLVIVLFPSKGVFDTIKTLLIVFLFILLVYYIIRLTLLSKMWYRNWNFYLNDNVVILEYGIIYKNKVTIPINRIQYVDIHQGPILKFYKVRTMSIHTAGGKNEIPYLPDSECIDFQSTLIKEVERSREEFGI
- a CDS encoding GDSL-type esterase/lipase family protein, producing MRKKKSKKKIKINPKRFITSMIVLALMLSYGISSVMSHSTGNKNDKVETPTESNSKDNNLVSEDLEEEPQLKWEVSDNETDSFKEEDTELHEQDDKNSEVSENDDNKNGQNIQDINIPNKEFFKNDVFMGDSITESISFYEVLNDKNVLGIKGLTAVKAKSHIDSLISKKPRNIYMLFGMNDIESGISTEQFKKGYRELVTLIKERLPNSNIYLQSMLPVDNKVLKKNSNYSRNRMDQFNNVIKELAQEENLNYINLLPVIENNINDFYEPDGIHPKSKFYKIWLDYVKNNIN